One segment of Salvelinus sp. IW2-2015 unplaced genomic scaffold, ASM291031v2 Un_scaffold609, whole genome shotgun sequence DNA contains the following:
- the LOC139023958 gene encoding adhesive plaque matrix protein-like has translation MGSPATLHPVGSPPHNHPWVPHHTTVLGSPTTLPSLGSPPHYQSWFPTTLPSLFPTTLPVLGSPPTTSPVPTTLPSQVPHHHYHPGFPHHTTSPGFPTTLPSLGSPPHYMSWVPHHTTIPGFSHPHYQPRIPHHTTGPGFPPHYQPWVPHHYYQPRIPHHTTALGSPPPYQPGFPTTLPAVGFPTTLPVLGSPPHYQSCGSHHTTSPWFPTTLPVLGSPSHYHPGFPTTLPAWVPHHTTSQGSPPPLPALGSPPHYRPWFPTTLPALGSHHTTSLGSPPHYQPWVPHHTTIPGFPTTLPALGSPPHYHPWVPHHTTIQGSPSQLPSWVPHHTTSPGFPITLPSLGSPSTLPVLGFPTPLTSPGFPTTLTIQGSPPHYHPWVSPPHYQSWVPPHYHPRVPTTLPSQGPHHHYQSWVPHHTTSPGVPPHYQSWFPTTLPSRFPTTLPVLGSPPTLPVLVPHHTTQSWVPHHTTTPGFPHHTTIPGFPTTLPVLGSPPHYQSWWSHHTTSPGFPTTLPVLGSPPHYQSWVPTTLPPQGSHHTTIQGSHHTTSLGFPTTLPVLGSPPHYHPRVPHHTTIQGSHHIPVLGSPPHYQSWVPTTLPPQGSPPHYHSQGSPPHYQSWVPHHTTTPGFPTHTTIQVPHTLPVLGSPPHLRLGFPTTLPVLGSPPHYQSWFPTTLHPWFPTTLPVLGSPPPTSWSPPPTSPGSPHHSTSPGFPTTLPVLGFPPTYQPGFPTTALPVLGFPTTYPVLGSPPHYSPWVPHHTTSLGFPTTLPVLGSPPHYQSWVPHHTTALGPTTLPSWVPHHTTSPGVPTTLPALGSPPHYQSWVPHHTTSPGFPTTLQPWVPHHTTSLGFPTTLPSSGSPPHTSPGSHHTTSPGFPTTLTILGSPPHYQPWVPHPHYHPWFPTTLPVQGSPPHYQSWVPPSHYQSWVPHHTTSPGVPPHYQSWSLDLNPIEHLWRDLKILGVAVALVHQRSPSNLTELEMLCIEDWEKLPKYRCAKLVASYPRRIYAVSAAKSASTKY, from the exons ATGGGTTCCCCAGCCACACTACATCCTGTTGGTTCCCCACCACATAACCATCCCtgggttccccaccacactacaGTCCTGGGTTcccccaccacactaccatccctgggttccccaccacactaccagtcctggttccccaccacactaccatccctgttccccaccacactaccagtcctGGGTTCCCCACCAACTACCAGTCCTGTGCCCACCACACTACCATCCCAGGttccccaccaccactaccatcccGGGTtcccccaccacactaccagtcctgggttccccaccacactaccatccctgggttccccaccacactacatgtcctgggttccccaccacactaccatccCAGGGTTCTCCCACCCACACTACCAGCCCAGGATTCCCCACCACACTACCGGCCCTGGTTTCCCACCACACTACCAGCCTTGGGTTCCCCACCACTACTACCAGCCCAGGATTCCCCACCACACTACCGCCCTGGGTTCCCCACCACCATACCAGCCtgggttccccaccacactaccagccGTGGGtttccccaccacactaccagtcctgggttccccaccacactaccagtcctGCGGTTCCCATCACACTACCAGCCCGTggttccccaccacactaccagtcctGGGTTCCCCATCACACTACCATCCAgggttccccaccacactaccagccTGGGTTCCCCATCACACTACATCCCAGGGttccccaccaccactaccagccttgggttccccaccacactaccgGCCCTggttccccaccacactaccagccTTGGGTTCCCACCACACTACCTCCCtgggttccccaccacactaccagccTTGGGTTCCCCATCACACTACCATCCCAgggttccccaccacactaccagccttgggttccccaccacactaccatccCTGGGTTCCCCATCACACTACCATCCAGGGTTCCCCATCACAACTACCATCCtgggttccccaccacactaccagtcctGGGTTCCCCATCACACTACCATCCCTGGGTTCCCCATCCACACTACCAGTCCTGGGTTTCCCCACACCACTTACCAGTCCTGGGTTCCCCACCACACTTACCATCCAgggttccccaccacactaccatccCTGGGtttccccaccacactaccagtcctgggtcccaccacactaccatcccagggtccccaccacactaccatccCAGGgtccccaccaccactaccagtcctgggttccccaccacactaccagtcctggggttccaccacactaccagtcctggttccccaccacactaccatccaggttccccaccacactaccagtcctGGGGTCCCCACCCACACTACCAGTCCTggttccccaccacactacccagtcctgggttccccaccacactaccacccCAGGGTTcccccaccacactaccatcccagggttccccaccacactaccagtcctgggttccccaccacactaccagtcctGGTGgtcccaccacactaccagtcctgggttccccaccacactaccagtcctgggttccccaccacactaccagtcctgggttcccaccacactaccacccCAGGGTTCCCACCACACTACCATCCAGGGTTCCCACCACACTACCAGCCTGgggttccccaccacactaccagtcctgggttccccaccacactaccaccccagggttccccaccacactaccatccAGGGTTCCCACCACATACCAGTCCtgggttccccaccacactaccagtcctgggtccccaccacactaccaccccagggttccccaccacactaccattCCCAgggttccccaccacactaccagtcctgggttccccaccacactaccacccCAGGGTTCCCCACCCACACTACCATCCAGGTTCCCCACACACTACCAGTCCTGGGTTCCCCACCACACTTACGCCTtgggttccccaccacactaccagtcctgggttccccaccacactaccagtcctggttccccaccacactacaTCCCTggttccccaccacactaccagtcctGGGTTCCCCACCACCTACCAGCTGGTCCCCACCACCTACCAGTCCTGGTTCCCCACACCACTCTACCAGTCCTGGGTTCCCCACCACTCTACCAGTCCTCGGGTTCCCACCAACCTACCAGCCTGGGTTCCCCACCACTGCACTACCAGTCCTGGGGTTCCCCACCACATACCCAGTCCtgggttccccaccacactacagtccctgggttccccaccacactaccagccttgggttccccaccacactaccagtcctgggttccccaccacactaccagtcctgggttccccaccacactaccgCCTTGGGTCCCACCACACTACCATCCtgggttccccaccacactaccagtcctggggtccccaccacactaccagccttgggttccccaccacactaccagtcctgggttccccaccacactaccagtcctGGGTTCCCCACCACTCTACAGCCTtgggttccccaccacactaccagccttgggttccccaccacactaccatccTCTGGTTCCCCACCACATACCAGTCCGGGttcccaccacactaccagtcctGGGTTCCCCACCACACTTACCATCCtgggttccccaccacactaccagccTTGGGTTCCCCACCCACACTACCATCCCTggttccccaccacactaccagtccagggttccccaccacactaccagtcctGGGTTCCCCCATCACACTACCAGTCCtgggttccccaccacactaccagtcctggcgtcccaccacactaccagtcctgg agcctggacttgaaccccatcgaacatctctggagagacctgaaaatcctAGGTGTGGCTGTGGCCCTGGTCCATCAAcgctccccatcgaacctgacagagcttgagatgctCTGCatagaagattgggagaaactccccaaatacaggtgtgccaagcttgtagcgtcatacccacgaAGAATCTATGCTGTGAGCGCTGCCAAaagtgcctcaacaaagtactga